Proteins from a single region of Symphalangus syndactylus isolate Jambi chromosome 12, NHGRI_mSymSyn1-v2.1_pri, whole genome shotgun sequence:
- the CRCT1 gene encoding cysteine-rich C-terminal protein 1, whose product MSSQQNAVSAKGFSKGSSQGPVPCPAPAPTPAPASSSSCCGGGCCGDSGCCGSSSTSCCCFPRRRRRQRSSGCCCCGGGSQRSQRSNNQSSGCCSGC is encoded by the coding sequence ATGTCCTCTCAACAGAACGCCGTTTCCGCAAAAGGCTTTTCCAAGGGGTCGTCCCAGGGCCCCGTTCCGTGTCCCGCCCCGGCGCCCACCCCGGcgcccgcctcctcctcctcctgctgcggCGGCGGCTGCTGCGGCGACTCGGGCTGCTGCGGCTCCAGCTCCACCAGTTGCTGCTGCTTCCCAAGGAGACGCCGCCGGCAGCGGAGtagtggctgctgctgctgtgggggCGGCAGCCAGAGGTCCCAGCGCTCCAACAACCAGAGCTCGGGCTGCTGCTCTGGCTGCTGA